A segment of the Lentisphaerota bacterium genome:
CAACAGGCAGAGGACCTGCGCGATCAAATGGCGGCGATGCGCGAAGCAGCGCAACGCGAACAGCGCGCGAGCATCACGGCACCCACCGAGCCGACCGCTGCTGGCGCTGGTTCGGTCCCCCCGGTGGCGGATGCCGGCGGCGAAGCAGACGAACCGGATCTGCAGCCGGAACCGTATCGGCTGCCGCCGGTCGATTTGCTGTCCCCGGTGCCCGATGACCGCCCCACGCTCGGCGACATGGAGCAGACGGCCGCCAACCTGATCGCAAAATTCAAGGAATTCAACATCCAGATCGAGGTGACCAACATCATCCCGGGCCCGGTCGTGACCCAGTATGAGGTGCTGCCCGGGCCGGGGGTTCGGGTGGAACGGATCGCCGCTGAGGTGCGCAACCTGCAGCTTGCGCTTGGTGCCGCCAGCCTGCGCGTGCAGGCGCCGATCCCGAATAAAAAAGTCTGTGGCATTGAAGTTCCCAATCTGGTGGCGCAAAAGGTGACGCTGCGGCAGGTTCTGGAGAGTGAAAAATGGGAGAAGGGGACGTATGCCCTGCCGCTGGCCATGGGCAAGGACGTCGTGGGCAATGACTTGGTGCTCGATCTGGCGACGCTTCCGCACATGCTGGTCGCCGGGCAGACGGGATCGGGGAAGAGCGTCTGCCTGAACGCGATTCTCATCGGCCTGCTCATGAGCCGGACGCCTGAGGAACTCCGCCTGATTCTGGTCGATCCCAAGCGGGTCGAGTTCCCGCCCTACAACGATCTGCCTCACCTGCTCGTGCCGGTCATCACCGATCCCAAAAAAGTGGCGTATTCCCTCCGCTGGGCACTGGGCGAGATGGACAAGCGGCTGAAGATGTTCCAGGCGGCCAAGACCCGCAACATTGCGGCTTTCAACGCCCGCACGGTTGTGCAGCAGGACGATCTGTTCGCCCCCGGTTCGGCCGCCATTCCGGTCGACGACGGCTTCCCCCGCAGACTGCCCCACATCGTGATTGTGATTGATGAGATGGCCGATCTGATGTCCTCCGTGGGCAAGGAGATCGAGGCGAGCATATCGCGCCTGGCGGCCGTGTCGCGGGCGGCGGGTATCCATATGATTCTGGCGACCCAGCGCCCTTCGGTCGACGTGCTCACCGGGACCATCAAGGCCAACATACCCGGGCGCGTCGCCTTCCAGGTCGCGCAGCGCAACGATAGCCGAATCATCCTCGATGCCCAGGGCGCCGAGAGCTTGATCGGCAGGGGCGACATGATCTTCCTCGATGCCAAGCTCGGACAGGTGCGTGTGCAGGGGGCCTGGGTCGGCGATGACGAGATCGCCCGCGTCGTCACCTTTGTCAAGGAGCATAGCCAGCCGGCGTTTGACGACGCATTCCTCAGCAAGCTGGGGAAGGTGCGTGAGCTGGGGGCCGATGACCATGAAGAGGACGAGGATGGCGGTGACGGCGGACATGCTGGCGCCGAACGGACCGGCGAGGGGGAGGGGGCCGCTGAAGAGGGCGGGGACGAGGAGATGGTGCGCGAGGCGATCCGCGTGATCCGGGAGTCGCGCCGGGCCTCGACATCCACGCTGCAGCGGCGGCTGCGCATCGGGTTCACGCGCGCGGGGCGCATCATGGATCTGCTTGAAGAGCGGGGAATCATCGGCCCGCCGCAGGGCGTGGCCCCCCGCGATATATTGGTTGATTTGGACGCCGTATATGTCCATACTGACGGCTTGTCTGAATCTTCCGTTCAGGCGGAGGAGACGGACGAAGGCGCGTTGGGAACGGATGCCGACGAACCACCGGACGGTTCCAAAGACGCTGGGAGCGGACAGAAGAAGCGGGAAGGCGGGTGAGAACATATGGCTCTTGGAGCAACTTTAAAAGAAGCTCGTGAACGCAAAGGGTTGACGCCGCAACAGGTTGCGGAGGCCACCCGGATGATGGAGCAGATTGTTGAAGACCTCGAACGCGAGGATTTTCGCAAGATTGCCGCCCCGCTTTACGGCCGGGGCTTCATCAAGCTTTATGCCGAATGCGTGGGTCTCGATCCGGAACCGTTGGTTACGGAATTCATCGAGATATTCACAGGGAAGCGCGCGCCTCAGGTCTTGCGCCGTGCGATCCCGGCCGCTCCAGCCCCCGTCTCCGCTCCCGCAGCGCTTCAGCCGGGGACGCGCAAGCCGGAGTTCGCTCCCACATCTCCGTCGATCGTGCCCAGTCCGGCAAAGGAGTTGCCAGAACGGGTC
Coding sequences within it:
- a CDS encoding DNA translocase FtsK — translated: MRIMADDEQADVSIPPPSLAARLAGAALIPASLFPVLALLTYDCRDIAWVHVPANMPPTNLMGVVGAWLVFGGYALFGFALWLLPPTLMLIGVLMAFGHPAHLGRRLLWGFPFFLMVCALIQLAAGTAPLMAWMSALNITPNAGGVVGQWIMTCFLKRWLNPMGGAVVAVTLAVVFGMFAVGLRTLWCAGRWLLHWLRDRRIKARQEAERLGRDAEIAAKDAAREQARDAREAARALREQERLFRQQKDEESRRASDERKRVMAEERLRVAPQQAEDLRDQMAAMREAAQREQRASITAPTEPTAAGAGSVPPVADAGGEADEPDLQPEPYRLPPVDLLSPVPDDRPTLGDMEQTAANLIAKFKEFNIQIEVTNIIPGPVVTQYEVLPGPGVRVERIAAEVRNLQLALGAASLRVQAPIPNKKVCGIEVPNLVAQKVTLRQVLESEKWEKGTYALPLAMGKDVVGNDLVLDLATLPHMLVAGQTGSGKSVCLNAILIGLLMSRTPEELRLILVDPKRVEFPPYNDLPHLLVPVITDPKKVAYSLRWALGEMDKRLKMFQAAKTRNIAAFNARTVVQQDDLFAPGSAAIPVDDGFPRRLPHIVIVIDEMADLMSSVGKEIEASISRLAAVSRAAGIHMILATQRPSVDVLTGTIKANIPGRVAFQVAQRNDSRIILDAQGAESLIGRGDMIFLDAKLGQVRVQGAWVGDDEIARVVTFVKEHSQPAFDDAFLSKLGKVRELGADDHEEDEDGGDGGHAGAERTGEGEGAAEEGGDEEMVREAIRVIRESRRASTSTLQRRLRIGFTRAGRIMDLLEERGIIGPPQGVAPRDILVDLDAVYVHTDGLSESSVQAEETDEGALGTDADEPPDGSKDAGSGQKKREGG